The following proteins come from a genomic window of Bactrocera tryoni isolate S06 chromosome 1, CSIRO_BtryS06_freeze2, whole genome shotgun sequence:
- the LOC120766761 gene encoding arrestin domain-containing protein 3 isoform X1: MATEKLRITLNNPEKVYSAGETIKGEISLNLTKRTKIRAIKVQITGKGKCKWIEILRKNSNNESARSLFYSSKEIYAHNEHTLPVFEPRGIELNPGEHNFEFTVPLDYNLPSSFKGSYGSIKYKLRIVIQRPWTFDERHIIPLTVLKHMPLSPCYRSNPTSLEKQITKTISLFGTRPITMLALLPEDSAVRGEPLRICVTVTNNSTTNVEKLRFSVLQYIWYYSHVPLRVQKMECVPLVNKETGAVHKKSERSFAHELMIPPTTQPSDDELSGVINISYELCVEAVLRGFFKNLILNLPFKMYSSGAVLNNLSGGPPRPPPRYGNRNSVNIGMVANVTMNGAGNPFENSATPLSIATYPSLDSSIGSPSHSSQYSEYSSLRSVNSDSSAASPALAGDISYVSGISSNSSTTTLSPALAGDLSYESCASPQFNSPSARASLRSSTVPYVMYPPSSSPLMINSYPPAQVPTYPSLSESPGYSLMRLAEDVLPPPPITPPSGSTVGTLARQESSTSATTAAARSSFLHGMQPPGAHELPPSYEELFGSATAPPETPK, encoded by the exons ATGGCAACGGAGAAGTTACGCATAACATTAAACAACCCGGAAAAAGTATATTCTGCGGGCGAAACAATAAAAGGCGAAATCTCTTTAAATCTAACCAAGCGCACAAAAATACGTG cTATAAAAGTGCAAATTACTGGCAAAGGCAAATGCAAATGGATAGAAATATTACGTAAAAATTCCAACAATGAATCAGCGCGAAGTCTCTTCTACTCCAGCAAAGAAATTTACGCACACAATGAGCACACACTGCCCGTCTTTGAGCCGCGCGGCATTGAATTGAATCCCGGTGAACATAATTTCGAATTTACTGTACCACTCGATTACAATCTACCATCTAGTTTTAAAGGTAGTTACGGTTCCATAAAGTATAAATTGCGTATAGTCATCCAAAGGCCATGGACTTTCGACGAACGTCACATTATACCGCTAACTGTGCTGAAGCATATGCCGCTTTCACCGTGTTATCGTTCGAATCCCACCTCATTGGAAAAACAAATTACCAAAACAATTAGTCTATTTGGTACACGTCCCATAACAATGCTGGCATTGTTGCCGGAAGATTCAGCGGTACGTGGTGAACCTTTGCGTATTTGTGTCACTGTCACCAATAACAGTACGACAAATGTGGAGAAACTACGATTCAGTGTGCTACAGTATATCTGGTATTACAGTCATGTACCGTTACGTGTGCAAAAAATGGAATGCGTACCACTAGTCAATAAAGAGACTGGTGCAGTGCATAAGAAGAGTGAACGTTCCTTTGCACATGAGCTAATGATACCGCCTACGACCCAACCGTCCGATGATGAGCTAAGCGGTGTTATAAATATATCATATGAGTTGTGTGTGGAAGCGGTGCTACGTGGCTTTTTTAAGAATCTCATACTTAATTTACCCTTTAAGATGTATTCGAGTGGGGCTGTACTTAATAATTTATCTGGTGGTCCACCAAGACCGCCACCTCGATATGGCAATCGTAATAGTGTTAACATTGGCATGGTAGCGAATGTCACAATGAACGGTGCGGGCAATCCATTTGAGAATAGCGCTACACCATTGAGTATTGCAACTTATCCTTCACTTGATTCATCCATCGGCTCGCCATCGCACTCCTCACAATATAGCGAATACAGTTCATTACGTTCAGTTAATTCCGATTCTTCTGCGGCAAGTCCTGCCTTAGCGGGAGATATTTCATATGTCTCTGGCATATCCTCCAACTCCTCTACGACGACATTAAGTCCGGCTTTGGCTGGTGATCTTTCATATGAATCTTGCGCATCACCACAATTTAATAGTCCTTCGGCGCGTGCTAGTCTGCGCAGTTCAACGGTGCCCTATGTTATGTATCCACCGAGTAGTAGTCCACTCATGATCAACTCTTATCCGCCAGCACAAGTACCAACATATCCGTCATTATCGGAATCACCTGGTTATTCGCTGATGCGTTTAGCCGAAGACGTATTACCTCCACCGCCCATCACACCGCCCTCAGGGTCGACAGTGGGCACATTAGCGCGCCAGGAATCTTCTACATCAGCCACTACGGCAGCAGCGCGTTCGTCGTTTTTGCATGGAATGCAGCCGCCAGGAGCGCATGAACTGC CACCATCTTATGAAGAACTTTTCGGCTCCGCCACTGCACCACCTGAAACACCGAAATGA
- the LOC120766761 gene encoding arrestin domain-containing protein 17 isoform X2, producing MFRYTAIKVQITGKGKCKWIEILRKNSNNESARSLFYSSKEIYAHNEHTLPVFEPRGIELNPGEHNFEFTVPLDYNLPSSFKGSYGSIKYKLRIVIQRPWTFDERHIIPLTVLKHMPLSPCYRSNPTSLEKQITKTISLFGTRPITMLALLPEDSAVRGEPLRICVTVTNNSTTNVEKLRFSVLQYIWYYSHVPLRVQKMECVPLVNKETGAVHKKSERSFAHELMIPPTTQPSDDELSGVINISYELCVEAVLRGFFKNLILNLPFKMYSSGAVLNNLSGGPPRPPPRYGNRNSVNIGMVANVTMNGAGNPFENSATPLSIATYPSLDSSIGSPSHSSQYSEYSSLRSVNSDSSAASPALAGDISYVSGISSNSSTTTLSPALAGDLSYESCASPQFNSPSARASLRSSTVPYVMYPPSSSPLMINSYPPAQVPTYPSLSESPGYSLMRLAEDVLPPPPITPPSGSTVGTLARQESSTSATTAAARSSFLHGMQPPGAHELPPSYEELFGSATAPPETPK from the exons ATGTTCCGATATACGG cTATAAAAGTGCAAATTACTGGCAAAGGCAAATGCAAATGGATAGAAATATTACGTAAAAATTCCAACAATGAATCAGCGCGAAGTCTCTTCTACTCCAGCAAAGAAATTTACGCACACAATGAGCACACACTGCCCGTCTTTGAGCCGCGCGGCATTGAATTGAATCCCGGTGAACATAATTTCGAATTTACTGTACCACTCGATTACAATCTACCATCTAGTTTTAAAGGTAGTTACGGTTCCATAAAGTATAAATTGCGTATAGTCATCCAAAGGCCATGGACTTTCGACGAACGTCACATTATACCGCTAACTGTGCTGAAGCATATGCCGCTTTCACCGTGTTATCGTTCGAATCCCACCTCATTGGAAAAACAAATTACCAAAACAATTAGTCTATTTGGTACACGTCCCATAACAATGCTGGCATTGTTGCCGGAAGATTCAGCGGTACGTGGTGAACCTTTGCGTATTTGTGTCACTGTCACCAATAACAGTACGACAAATGTGGAGAAACTACGATTCAGTGTGCTACAGTATATCTGGTATTACAGTCATGTACCGTTACGTGTGCAAAAAATGGAATGCGTACCACTAGTCAATAAAGAGACTGGTGCAGTGCATAAGAAGAGTGAACGTTCCTTTGCACATGAGCTAATGATACCGCCTACGACCCAACCGTCCGATGATGAGCTAAGCGGTGTTATAAATATATCATATGAGTTGTGTGTGGAAGCGGTGCTACGTGGCTTTTTTAAGAATCTCATACTTAATTTACCCTTTAAGATGTATTCGAGTGGGGCTGTACTTAATAATTTATCTGGTGGTCCACCAAGACCGCCACCTCGATATGGCAATCGTAATAGTGTTAACATTGGCATGGTAGCGAATGTCACAATGAACGGTGCGGGCAATCCATTTGAGAATAGCGCTACACCATTGAGTATTGCAACTTATCCTTCACTTGATTCATCCATCGGCTCGCCATCGCACTCCTCACAATATAGCGAATACAGTTCATTACGTTCAGTTAATTCCGATTCTTCTGCGGCAAGTCCTGCCTTAGCGGGAGATATTTCATATGTCTCTGGCATATCCTCCAACTCCTCTACGACGACATTAAGTCCGGCTTTGGCTGGTGATCTTTCATATGAATCTTGCGCATCACCACAATTTAATAGTCCTTCGGCGCGTGCTAGTCTGCGCAGTTCAACGGTGCCCTATGTTATGTATCCACCGAGTAGTAGTCCACTCATGATCAACTCTTATCCGCCAGCACAAGTACCAACATATCCGTCATTATCGGAATCACCTGGTTATTCGCTGATGCGTTTAGCCGAAGACGTATTACCTCCACCGCCCATCACACCGCCCTCAGGGTCGACAGTGGGCACATTAGCGCGCCAGGAATCTTCTACATCAGCCACTACGGCAGCAGCGCGTTCGTCGTTTTTGCATGGAATGCAGCCGCCAGGAGCGCATGAACTGC CACCATCTTATGAAGAACTTTTCGGCTCCGCCACTGCACCACCTGAAACACCGAAATGA
- the LOC120766759 gene encoding tetratricopeptide repeat protein 14 homolog, with the protein MNTNYIMRALSFHGQPMQKIWDDERGAGDIQKCGIPAYPDYSIYQERQKYFTFQDRAKRLKLHQFFARKALDLYDSELTSTEVEPNKIIENEQYIASLPPYELFVNRNKDKQKRCRCIMKNINPGDIIYCMVTKPNITMVKTLCMGEPMVRYLNDLPIKAYLTKTELDGNDKPRVFNKNDYLRCEVLETSVDAERLYLTLESMNEKNKNIPLGVITFADLPKYYRHIDYNNLEKFEDYMLKSKEFLNPNYDMLYEINGLDVNETYTFMSSLKHPFPRDEYAKELRRTQASKWAFRSVAEGIEHFKNGNHVEAFQCLNKALTIDPRNVEGLVARGALYANKGSFLKAVDDFEKALKLNTYHVNARKYMGETLVALGRRYEDENRIKDATKAYQDCLNIIPNHEQARLSLEAIQQRSGSQYFENLAHLQGEEEDTLEKEKMSVRNSSSDDGSTSSDSGSETEHTDNEDIGKEGSLSPLSKRMALHVASLQKEEESKKQLNQPFYMTAYNVPSATTHINEFRLDDDDTGSRVRKLLQEASKHKKEKKKIKKKKNKKTKKVSRKEKNAANILSKINFQEAYKAISSMNIENKLTENLQKYEKTIADIKKRQEELVQSIEAGMTDRKRSETPPHVSSKRSSKHSASNYPASSSYYASYPSTSAAAAAASAASSNERTKFSFQIKRPVKVDKFGLFRVATPLAHRSPSPRSRSRSLTPSRERRQFTRTRSRSLSRGRYRSRSGGRWNRRRSRSHSITYDGGRRRGSRSRRSSRSLSPHRRSRSSRSLSPYRRSRSRTPSRTRSRSRTLHSRRESSYGKHTYERTISRGVRPSPPQQVNSKPAKPWPRRGGRGAARGGGFGNRVWRRENAVEDRDSNGRWLHDKYEGGSQASKVDDGPSIEEIDEIINKAQKERKQEIIQRDKDILKKPTAGHF; encoded by the exons ATGAATACGAATTATATTATGCGTGCTTTGAGTTTCCACGGTCAACCCATGCAAAAAATTTGGGATGACGAACGCGGGGCAGGGGACATACAAAAGTGCGGTATACCTGCTTATCCCGACTACTCCATCTACCAGGAAAGGcagaaatattttacatttcaagATCGTGCGAAGCGTTTAAAGCTGCATCAATTTTTTGCTCGTAAAGCGCTAGATTTATACGATTCGGAGCTGACTAGTACGGAGGTGgaaccaaataaaattattgaaa ATGAACAATACATAGCATCGCTGCCACCATACGAACTCTTCGTCAATAGAAATAAGGATAAACAAAAACGGTGCCGTtgtataatgaaaaatattaatccAGGTGATATTATATATTGCATGGTAACAAAACCTAATATTACTATGGTCAAAACTCTGTGCATGGGCGAGCCTATGGTACGCTACTTGAATGACCTACCTATCAAG GCTTATTTAACAAAAACCGAATTGGATGGTAATGATAAACCGcgtgttttcaataaaaacgatTACCTTCGATGTGAAGTATTGGAAACATCTGTAGATGCTGAGCGCCTTTACTTGACTTTGGAAAgcatgaatgaaaaaaataaaaatatcccaCTTGGTGTAATAACGTTTGCAGATTTGCCAAAATACTATcg ACATATTGATTATAATAACTTGGAAAAATTTGAGGATTACATGCTTAAATCTAAGGAATTTCTGAATCCGAACTATGATATGCTTTATGAAATCAATGGCTTAGATGTGAATGAAACTTACACATTCATGTCTTCATTGAAACATCCATTTCCGCGAGATGAATATGCCAAGGAATTGCGCCGCACACAAGCGAGCAAATGGGCTTTCCG CTCGGTTGCCGAAGGTATTGAACATTTCAAGAATGGAAATCACGTTGAAGCTTTTCAGTGTCTTAACAAAGCTCTCACCATTGACCCGCGTAATGTAGAAGGCCTGGTCGCGCGTGGTGCACTCTACGCCAACAAGGGCTCATTTCTCAAAGCCGTAGATGATTTCGAGAAAGCTCTTAAACTTAACACTTATCATGTAAACGCGCGTAAATATATGGGCGAAACTCTTGTGGCGCTAGGTCGTCGCTATGAGGATGAAAATCGCATAAAAGATGCAACCAAAGCATACCAAGattgtttaaatattatacCGAATCATGAACAAGCGCGTTTATCGCTCGAAGCAATTCAACAGCGTTCCGgtagtcaatattttgagaatttAGCACATCTACAAG GTGAAGAAGAAGACACTttagaaaaggaaaaaatgtcaGTACGAAATTCTTCAAGTGACGATGGCTCAACGTCCAGTGATAGCGGTTCGGAAACTGAGCATACAG ATAACGAGGATATTGGAAAGGAGGGATCATTGTCACCGCTTAGTAAACGCATGGCTTTGCATGTGGCCAGCCTACAAAAGGAGGAAGAGTCCAAGAAACAACTGAATCAACCATTTTACATGACAGCATATAATGTACCGTCCGCCACAACGCATATTAATGAATTTCGG CTGGATGACGACGATACAGGCTCTCGTGTGCGGAAATTATTGCAGGAAGCATCGAAACACaagaaggaaaaaaagaaaataaaaaagaaaaagaataaaaagacGAAAAAAGTTAGtcgtaaagaaaaaaatgcagcCAATATATtgagcaaaattaatttccagGAAGCTTACAa AGCAATCAGCAGCATGAACATCGAAAATAAACTCaccgaaaatttgcaaaaatatgaaaaaactatAGCCGATATTAAAAAGCGTCAGGAGGAGTTAGTGCAATCCATAGAAGCTGGCATGACCGACCGCAAACGTTCTGAAACGCCGCCGCATGTATCCTCAAAGCGTTCATCAAAGCACTCCGCATCCAACTATCCCGCTTCTTCATCCTATTATGCATCTTATCCAAGTACTTCGGCCGCCGCTGCAGCTGCTAGTGCAGCCTCATCTAACGAGcgcacaaaattttcatttcaaatcaaACGGCCCGTTAAGGTGGATAAATTTGGATTGTTTCGCGTGGCTACACCATTGGCACATCGAAGTCCTTCACCGCGTTCTCGTTCACGTTCCCTTACACCATCACGAGAACGTCGTCAATTTACTCGAACTCGCAGCCGCAGTCTTAGTCGCGGCCGTTACCGTTCACGTTCGGGTGGTCGTTGGAATCGTCGACGTTCACGTTCACACTCCATTACGTATGATGGGGGGCGCCGACGTGGTTCACGTAGCAGACGCTCATCACGCTCCTTGTCACCTCACCGTCGTTCTCGCTCATCACGCTCCTTGTCACCTTACCGTCGTTCCCGCTCTCGTACTCCAAGTCGCACACGTTCTCGTTCGCGTACGTTGCATAGCCGGCGTGAATCGTCTTACGGAAAACATACTTATGAGCGTACGATTAGTAGAGGTGTTAGACCTTCACCACCCCAACAGGTTAACTCCAAGCCAGCTAAGCCATGGCCAAGGCGTGGTGGAAGAGGAGCAGCACGCGGTGGTGGTTTTGGAAATCGTGTATGGCGTCGTGAAAACGCTGTCGAAGATCGAGATTCTAATGGACGTTGGCTACACGACAAATATGAAGGGGGAAGTCAAGCAAGCAAAGTGGATGATGGCCCGTCAATAGAGGAAATTGACGAGATTATCAATAAAGCGCAAAAGGAGCGAAAACAGGAAATCATACAACGCGATAAGGATATATTAAAGAAGCCCACAGCAGGCCACTTTTAA
- the LOC120766762 gene encoding GTP:AMP phosphotransferase AK3, mitochondrial produces MLTKVFRMVMLGAPASGKGTISKRIVEKFGFVHISPGDMLRLNVVHNTELGKKAKKFMNEGKLVPDDIVMKCVLSRITEVGNKSWMLDGFPRTLAQAERLSASEPLHAVINLEVPHDVIIERVKGRWIHLPSGRVYNVGFNDPKVPGKDDVTGEDLVQRDDDKPEVVACRLQVYEEMLRPVFDYYQKQELITNFKGRTTAEIWPQVEKFLLEKTRSAVAKRV; encoded by the coding sequence ATGCTGACTAAAGTCTTCCGTATGGTGATGCTGGGTGCGCCCGCCTCAGGTAAGGGTACAATCTCGAAACGCATTGTCGAAAAGTTCGGTTTCGTACACATTTCACCCGGCGACATGTTGCGATTGAATGTGGTGCACAATACCGAGTTGGGCAAGAAGGCGAAAAAATTCATGAACGAGGGCAAACTGGTGCCAGATGATATTGTAATGAAATGTGTGCTCAGCCGCATTACCGAGGTGGGCAACAAATCGTGGATGCTCGATGGCTTTCCACGTACATTGGCACAAGCTGAACGTTTGAGCGCTAGTGAACCATTACATGCGGTTATTAATTTAGAAGTGCCACATGATGTGATCATTGAACGTGTGAAGGGACGTTGGATTCATTTGCCGTCCGGACGTGTTTATAATGTGGGCTTCAATGATCCCAAAGTGCCGGGTAAAGACGATGTGACCGGTGAGGATTTGGTGCAACGCGATGACGATAAGCCCGAAGTGGTGGCGTGTCGCTTGCAAGTGTACGAGGAGATGTTGCGACCAGTGTTTGACTATTATCAGAAACAAGAGCTGATCACTAACTTCAAGGGACGCACTACCGCTGAAATATGGCCGCAGGTGGAGAAATTCCTATTGGAGAAGACAAGGTCGGCAGTTGCCAAGAGGGTTTAA
- the LOC120782753 gene encoding arrestin domain-containing protein 3, which produces MASKCTITFDNNPMGVYYAGQTVSGVAELITTRPKTIRSIYISVCGHAETRWTENVTKQDTEGKPQKTIETFSGSELYYSSENHVYGQSGGVQIELPPGKYAFPFQATIPPNAPTSFNGSWGQVQHEVALVIDRVMRYDNKFKQGYTVISPYDLNLNPDHMKPFQKIEEKTFCWSFCCGNKGPMVMHVNVPFSAYAPGQKIRFNVVLDNQSDVHCSDVKVRLMKKVNFTSRNPEAKRQVVEVKVADNHCGEVIKNNKAEFNEYLQIPSTTPTSLENCSLIKVSYTLKFIAKVSRIHGDLIIEFPLTIGTVPLYASASDQGPVTTQPGSGPVYKPLPPPMFEEDVRSEQFEDNTFRPRYPVFLSDAGLPVGNAGPNNQPLPPSNGIYPSNIAPAPAPAAPMPSTPQHNNSIPAHNYTPSPAAASSPAPPTPSAPSLNNATARPTTTPATGGGNVEVLGFSLPPDYEPTPAPAPGSKPGIGWK; this is translated from the exons ATGGCTAGCAAGTGCACCATAACATTTGACAATAACCCGATGGGTGTTTACTATGCCGGCCAAACGGTTTCCGGCGTGGCGGAGTTAATAACAACAAGGCCGAAAACGATTAGAT cTATCTACATAAGCGTCTGTGGTCACGCCGAAACCCGCTGGACGGAGAATGTAACCAAACAAGACACTGAGGGTAAACCGCAGAAGACCATCGAAACGTTTTCCGGTTCCGAATTGTATTACAGCAGTGAGAATCATGTTTATGGACAAAGTGGTGGCGTGCAAATCGAATTGCCGCCCGGCAAGTATGCATTTCCCTTTCAGGCGACCATACCACCGAATGCACCTACATCGTTTAACGGTTCATGGGGTCAGGTACAGCATGAGGTCGCTTTGGTGATCGATCGAGTCATGCGTTATGACAATAAATTCAAGCAGGGCTATACGGTGATATCACCATATGATTTGAACCTGAATCCAGACCATATG AAACCATTTCAAAAGATCGAAGAGAAGACATTCTGTTGGAGTTTTTGTTGTGGCAACAAAGGACCAATGGTTATGCATGTAAATGTGCCGTTTTCCGCTTACGCACCTGGACAGAAGATACGCTTCAACGTTGTGCTGGACAATCAGTCTGATGTGCATTGCTCCGATGTAAAGGTGCGGTTAATGAAGAAGGTCAACTTCACCAGCCGCAATCCGGAAGCTAAACGGCAAGTTGTTGAAGTTAAAGTAGCAGATAATCACTGTGGTGAAGtgattaaaaacaacaaagcggaatttaatgaatatttgcaaattccctcaaccacgcccacttcacTGGAGAACTGTAGTCTCATTAAAGTGAGTTATACTCTGAAGTTCATAGCCAAAGTTTCACGCATCCACGGAGATTTGATAATCGAATTTCCATTGACCATCGGCACTGTGCCGTTATATGCTAGCGCAAGCGACCAAGGTCCGGTTACAACGCAACCTGGCTCAGGGCCGGTCTACAAGCCACTAC CACCACCCATGTTCGAGGAGGATGTGCGTAGCGAACAATTTGAAGATAACACATTCCGCCCACGTTATCCCGTGTTTCTCAGCGATGCTGGATTACCAGTTGGTAATGCTGGGCCAAATAATCAACCGTTACCACCATCAAATGGTATTTATCCTTCGAATATTGCTCCGGCGCCAGCACCTGCAGCGCCAATGCCTTCTACTCCGCAACATAACAATTCTATACCAGCTCACAATTATACACCCTCACCAGCTGCTGCATCTTCGCCAGCACCACCTACACCATCTGCACCATCCCTTAATAATGCTACTGCGCGCCCCACAACAACCCCGGCTACTGGTGGTGGCAATGTAGAAGTTCTAGGATTCAGCTTGCCGCCGGACTATGAACCCACTCCGGCCCCAGCGCCAGGCTCCAAGCCTGGTATTGGTTGGAAATGa